The stretch of DNA AATGCTAGAAATATATTTTTTTAAAAAATAGGTTTAGCTTTTACGATAAAGGGTATGTAAACTATAAATCTTTCAAAAGGTGATGATGGTATGAAAATAAACATCGAAAAACATCAGAATGATAAGGAAATATCAGTGAGCGTTACTGGAGAAATCGATGCGTATACTGCACCAAAGCTTCGAGAAGAGCTGCTGCCTCTTGCGGAGGGTAAAAATAAGGTGATTACCGTGAATCTAAAGGATGTCTCCTACATGGACAGCACTGGGCTTGGCGTGTTCGTCGGTTTGTTCAAGCAATTGAGCAAAAATGAGGGAGAACTAAAGCTAGTTGCGTTATCAGACCGACTAAAGCGGCTTTTTGAACTAACAGGATTGAGTAAAATTATGAATATTTCAGAGGATGGGGGACGATGAAACACGTGATGGATTATGTTGAAATGAAGATTCCAGCAAAACCAGAATATGTCGGTGTCATTCGATTAACAATTTCAGGAATAGCAAGCACCATGGGTTATACATATGAGGAAATCGAGGATATTAAGATTGCTGTAAGTGAAGCCTGCACAAATGCTGTACAGCATGCTTATCCAGACGGCGAAGCCGGAGAAGTGATTGTCGGCTTTGGCATTTATGAAAACAAGTTAGAAACAATGGTAGCTGACAGTGGTAAAAGCTTTAATTTTTTACAGAAAAAAAGTGAACTTGGCCCTTATACCGAATCAAGTACAGTCGATCAACTGTCAGAGGGAGGGTTAGGTCTCTATCTGATTGAAACGCTCATGGATGAAGTCCGTGTGTTGAATACTTCCGGAGTAACGGTCTTCATGGTGAAGTATCTAGGCGGGGAGCGTGAAAATCATGACAAAACCATCTCAGACCGTGAAACGATCTAAAGAAGAAATAAATCGATTAATCCTAGAGTTCCAGGAAAACGAGAGTGAGGCCGCGCAAACCATCTTAGTCGAACAATACACCAATCTGGTCGGGAGTATTGCGAGAAAATATTCAAAAGGCGGAAATTTACATGAAGATATCATGCAAGTTGGCATGATTGGATTATTATCGACAATTAGACGGTTTGATCCAAGTACCGGGACCCCATTTGAGGGCTATTTATATCCGATGGTGATCGGTGAAATAAAACGTTTTTTAAGAGATAAGACGTGGGATGTTCATGTACCAAGACGGGTAAAAGAAATGTGGCCGAAGTTGAATAAAGTCGTGGAAGAGCTGACAACCCGATTACAACGCTCACCAAAGATTCATGAGATCTCCGAATCCTTAGGGATTTCTGAAGAGGAAGTACTTGAGACGATGGAATTGGGAAAAGGCTATCAAACGGCATCTGTCGATAAATCAATTGAAACCGGTTCCGATGGCAGTGCGGTTACAGCGTTAGACGTAATCGGTTCGGAGGATAAAGGGTATGAACAAGTGGACCAGCGGCTGCTGTTGGAGAGTGCCGTTCATGTATTGAATGAAAGGGAGAAACAAATTCTTCAGTGGACGTTTATTGAAAATAAAAGCCAACGTGAAGTGGGAGAAATCCTAGGAATATCGCAAATGCATGTATCGCGTGTGCAAAAAAAGGCGATTGAGAAATTGCGGAAGGTACTTGCCCGTAAGAGTTATCATGAATGTAAAACGTAATACGGACGCCTGACTCTAAAATGGTATTTATTGGGGTCGGGCTTATCCTTTGCTAAGGTGGGGAAGCCAATGCCAATGAAGATTGTCATCGTAGATGATAATAAAACAAATCTCATGATTGTCGAGAAAATCCTGAGGAAAGCAGGCTATAATAATTTGCTTATGCTTTCATCTGCAGGGGAGTTATATCAGTATTTGCAGCTTGATGCACCTAATCCCTGCGAAGTACCGGTAGACTTAATTTTAATGGATCTGATGATGCCGGAAATTGATGGAATTGTGGCCTGCCGGCACGTTTTGGCCAATGAACGGTTCTCCGACCTGCCGATTATTTTTGTGACGGCAATGGGAGACTCCAATAAAATGGCAGAGGCGATGGATGCGGGAGCCCTCGATTATGTGATGAAGCCGATCAATAAAGTCGAACTCCTCGCGAGGATTCGTTCTGTGCTGCGGTTAAAGCAAGAAAAAGACTTGCGGAAGGAACGGGACAGGCGCATTCAATATGAACTTGATTTAGCCAGGCAGGTGCAAAGAAGCATGCTCAGCGCCCCCCTTTTGGAAAAGGATATCAGCATTTCCTCTGTATACAGGCCGACTTTTGAGCTTGCCGGCGACTTCTATGCCTGGTATCAGATTAGCCCGAATCAATATGGGGTCATTTTGCTTGATATGATGGGTCACGGGATTTCATCCTCACTTGTTGGGATGTATATCTATTCCGCTTTAAAGGATACGATCACTGGAATCGCTGATCCGGAAAAGGTCGTAAAAGAACTGAACAGAAGGATGATTCAGCTCCATACACCTGATAGTTTAATGAACTATTATTTTACGGCGATTTACTTTGTCCTTGATACGAAAAAACAAAGTGTTGAATACGTGAATGCCGGTCATCCAGCTGGGATTGCGATTGTGGATCAGGAAGTGAAGCTTTTAACAGAAGGGTCAT from Neobacillus sp. CF12 encodes:
- the rsbW gene encoding anti-sigma B factor RsbW gives rise to the protein MKHVMDYVEMKIPAKPEYVGVIRLTISGIASTMGYTYEEIEDIKIAVSEACTNAVQHAYPDGEAGEVIVGFGIYENKLETMVADSGKSFNFLQKKSELGPYTESSTVDQLSEGGLGLYLIETLMDEVRVLNTSGVTVFMVKYLGGERENHDKTISDRETI
- the sigB gene encoding RNA polymerase sigma factor SigB, with translation MTKPSQTVKRSKEEINRLILEFQENESEAAQTILVEQYTNLVGSIARKYSKGGNLHEDIMQVGMIGLLSTIRRFDPSTGTPFEGYLYPMVIGEIKRFLRDKTWDVHVPRRVKEMWPKLNKVVEELTTRLQRSPKIHEISESLGISEEEVLETMELGKGYQTASVDKSIETGSDGSAVTALDVIGSEDKGYEQVDQRLLLESAVHVLNEREKQILQWTFIENKSQREVGEILGISQMHVSRVQKKAIEKLRKVLARKSYHECKT
- a CDS encoding fused response regulator/phosphatase; amino-acid sequence: MGSGLSFAKVGKPMPMKIVIVDDNKTNLMIVEKILRKAGYNNLLMLSSAGELYQYLQLDAPNPCEVPVDLILMDLMMPEIDGIVACRHVLANERFSDLPIIFVTAMGDSNKMAEAMDAGALDYVMKPINKVELLARIRSVLRLKQEKDLRKERDRRIQYELDLARQVQRSMLSAPLLEKDISISSVYRPTFELAGDFYAWYQISPNQYGVILLDMMGHGISSSLVGMYIYSALKDTITGIADPEKVVKELNRRMIQLHTPDSLMNYYFTAIYFVLDTKKQSVEYVNAGHPAGIAIVDQEVKLLTEGSCALGFFEEIDVTKGVIPYRESARILLFTDGLSEWLEDKYEDASDKLIGALQAEDLQDPAALLHQLQPGWEFVNPPKDDMCLVMISTNSSL
- a CDS encoding anti-sigma factor antagonist, which translates into the protein MKINIEKHQNDKEISVSVTGEIDAYTAPKLREELLPLAEGKNKVITVNLKDVSYMDSTGLGVFVGLFKQLSKNEGELKLVALSDRLKRLFELTGLSKIMNISEDGGR